One stretch of Prunus persica cultivar Lovell chromosome G1, Prunus_persica_NCBIv2, whole genome shotgun sequence DNA includes these proteins:
- the LOC18789921 gene encoding uncharacterized GPI-anchored protein At1g61900 isoform X1: MFYGFNIFRWHRGLVMDCFQTVSHLKGSLCCQLLLFFIWLSSFQEAVALQTVYEQSHVSSIPDLAKPPTSGLFGPIEISPAVIPHYTDPDEPFPPMYPTFPTRYEPVLTGKCPVNFSAISSIMDKTASDCSLPLAAVVGNVICCPQFSSLIRIFQGLYSFTSDKLALQNSVANNCFTDITNILASRGANSTIPTLCSINSVNLTGGSCPVKDVVSFEKAVNSSRLLEACTTVDPLKECCRPICQPAIMDAALKISGKQFSLNENKNLVGELSHVDTLTDCKGVVFTYLSRKLSPDAVNTAFRILSACKVNKVCPLDFKQPTEVIKECRSVAAPGPSCCSSLNAYISGIQKQMLITNRQAIVCATMFGSMLRKGGVMSNIYELCDVDLKDFSIQAAYGQQGCLLRSLPSDMIFDNSTGYSFTCDLSDNIAAPWPSSSSISSFSLCGPEMSLPALPTSETFKNPGCRGGRVEFLIPIVSFFIFITLLY, translated from the exons ATGTTCTATGGGTTCAACATCTTCAG GTGGCACAG AGGGCTAGTTATGGACTGCTTTCAAACTGTTAGTCATCTCAAAG GTTCTCTGTGCTGTcagttattattattctttatcTGGTTATCAAGTTTTCAAGAAGCAGTGGCATTGCAGACAGTCTATGAGCAAAGTCATGTTTCCTCCATTCCAGATCTAGCTAAACCACCTACTAGTGGACTCTTTGGTCCCATAGAAATATCACCTGCTGTTATTCCACATTACACAGATCCTGATGAGCCTTTTCCACCAATGTACCCAACTTTTCCAACTAGATATGAGCCTGTTTTAACTGGGAAGTGTCCTGTAAATTTCTCTGCTATATCGAGTATCATGGACAAAACAGCATCTGATTGTTCTCTACCCTTGGCAGCAGTTGTGGGAAATGTGATATGTTGCCCACAGTTTAGTAGTTTGATCCGCATCTTCCAGGGTCTCTATAGCTTCACATCTGATAAGTTGGCTTTGCAAAATTCGGTTGCAAATAATTGTTTTACAGACATTACCAATATCTTAGCCAGTAGGGGTGCGAACAGTACAATACCTACACTTTGCTCCATAAATTCAGTAAACCTTACAGGTGGGTCTTGTCCAGTGAAGGATGTTGTTTCCTTTGAGAAAGCAGTAAATTCAAGCAGATTACTGGAGGCCTGCACCACTGTTGATCCTCTTAAAGAGTGCTGCAGACCAATTTGTCAGCCTGCAATCATGGATGCTGCACTTAAGATTTCAGGAAAACAATTTTCGTTGAACGAGAATAAGAATTTGGTGGGTGAGTTATCTCATGTTGATACTTTGACTGACTGTAAAGGAGTGGTTTTTACCTATCTTTCAAGGAAACTCTCGCCAGATGCTGTAAATACTGCATTTCGAATATTATCTGCCTGCAAAGTTAACAAGG TTTGCCCTTTGGATTTTAAGCAGCCTACGGAAGTGATTAAAGAATGTCGCAGTGTTGCTGCCCCCGGTCCTTCCTGCTGTAGCTCATTAAACGCTTACATCTCAGGAATACAAAAGCAAATGTTAATTACAAATAGACAAGCTATAGTCTGTGCTACAATGTTTGGGTCCATGTTGCGGAAAGGAGGGGTCATGTCTAATATTTATGAGCTTTGTGATGTTGACTTGAAAGACTTTAGCATTCAAG CAGCATATGGTCAACAGG GGTGTCTACTTCGAAGCTTGCCCTCAGATATGATATTTGACAATTCAACCGGCTACAGCTTTACATGTGATTTGAGTGACAACATTGCAGCACCATGGCCTTCGTCATCCTCAATTTCCTCGTTCTCCCTTTGTGGGCCTG AGATGTCATTGCCTGCACTACCAACATCGGAGACTTTTAAAAATCCTG GCTGTCGTGGTGGTCGGGTGGAATTTCTGATACccattgtttcattttttattttcattaccTTATTGTACTGA
- the LOC18789921 gene encoding uncharacterized GPI-anchored protein At1g61900 isoform X2 — protein sequence MITYVNLYDTRGLVMDCFQTVSHLKGSLCCQLLLFFIWLSSFQEAVALQTVYEQSHVSSIPDLAKPPTSGLFGPIEISPAVIPHYTDPDEPFPPMYPTFPTRYEPVLTGKCPVNFSAISSIMDKTASDCSLPLAAVVGNVICCPQFSSLIRIFQGLYSFTSDKLALQNSVANNCFTDITNILASRGANSTIPTLCSINSVNLTGGSCPVKDVVSFEKAVNSSRLLEACTTVDPLKECCRPICQPAIMDAALKISGKQFSLNENKNLVGELSHVDTLTDCKGVVFTYLSRKLSPDAVNTAFRILSACKVNKVCPLDFKQPTEVIKECRSVAAPGPSCCSSLNAYISGIQKQMLITNRQAIVCATMFGSMLRKGGVMSNIYELCDVDLKDFSIQAAYGQQGCLLRSLPSDMIFDNSTGYSFTCDLSDNIAAPWPSSSSISSFSLCGPEMSLPALPTSETFKNPGCRGGRVEFLIPIVSFFIFITLLY from the exons ATGATTACTTATGTAAATCTCTATGATACCAGAGGGCTAGTTATGGACTGCTTTCAAACTGTTAGTCATCTCAAAG GTTCTCTGTGCTGTcagttattattattctttatcTGGTTATCAAGTTTTCAAGAAGCAGTGGCATTGCAGACAGTCTATGAGCAAAGTCATGTTTCCTCCATTCCAGATCTAGCTAAACCACCTACTAGTGGACTCTTTGGTCCCATAGAAATATCACCTGCTGTTATTCCACATTACACAGATCCTGATGAGCCTTTTCCACCAATGTACCCAACTTTTCCAACTAGATATGAGCCTGTTTTAACTGGGAAGTGTCCTGTAAATTTCTCTGCTATATCGAGTATCATGGACAAAACAGCATCTGATTGTTCTCTACCCTTGGCAGCAGTTGTGGGAAATGTGATATGTTGCCCACAGTTTAGTAGTTTGATCCGCATCTTCCAGGGTCTCTATAGCTTCACATCTGATAAGTTGGCTTTGCAAAATTCGGTTGCAAATAATTGTTTTACAGACATTACCAATATCTTAGCCAGTAGGGGTGCGAACAGTACAATACCTACACTTTGCTCCATAAATTCAGTAAACCTTACAGGTGGGTCTTGTCCAGTGAAGGATGTTGTTTCCTTTGAGAAAGCAGTAAATTCAAGCAGATTACTGGAGGCCTGCACCACTGTTGATCCTCTTAAAGAGTGCTGCAGACCAATTTGTCAGCCTGCAATCATGGATGCTGCACTTAAGATTTCAGGAAAACAATTTTCGTTGAACGAGAATAAGAATTTGGTGGGTGAGTTATCTCATGTTGATACTTTGACTGACTGTAAAGGAGTGGTTTTTACCTATCTTTCAAGGAAACTCTCGCCAGATGCTGTAAATACTGCATTTCGAATATTATCTGCCTGCAAAGTTAACAAGG TTTGCCCTTTGGATTTTAAGCAGCCTACGGAAGTGATTAAAGAATGTCGCAGTGTTGCTGCCCCCGGTCCTTCCTGCTGTAGCTCATTAAACGCTTACATCTCAGGAATACAAAAGCAAATGTTAATTACAAATAGACAAGCTATAGTCTGTGCTACAATGTTTGGGTCCATGTTGCGGAAAGGAGGGGTCATGTCTAATATTTATGAGCTTTGTGATGTTGACTTGAAAGACTTTAGCATTCAAG CAGCATATGGTCAACAGG GGTGTCTACTTCGAAGCTTGCCCTCAGATATGATATTTGACAATTCAACCGGCTACAGCTTTACATGTGATTTGAGTGACAACATTGCAGCACCATGGCCTTCGTCATCCTCAATTTCCTCGTTCTCCCTTTGTGGGCCTG AGATGTCATTGCCTGCACTACCAACATCGGAGACTTTTAAAAATCCTG GCTGTCGTGGTGGTCGGGTGGAATTTCTGATACccattgtttcattttttattttcattaccTTATTGTACTGA
- the LOC18789921 gene encoding uncharacterized GPI-anchored protein At1g61900 isoform X5: protein MFYGFNIFRWHRGLVMDCFQTVSHLKGSLCCQLLLFFIWLSSFQEAVALQTVYEQSHVSSIPDLAKPPTSGLFGPIEISPAVIPHYTDPDEPFPPMYPTFPTRYEPVLTGKCPVNFSAISSIMDKTASDCSLPLAAVVGNVICCPQFSSLIRIFQGLYSFTSDKLALQNSVANNCFTDITNILASRGANSTIPTLCSINSVNLTGGSCPVKDVVSFEKAVNSSRLLEACTTVDPLKECCRPICQPAIMDAALKISGKQFSLNENKNLVGELSHVDTLTDCKGVVFTYLSRKLSPDAVNTAFRILSACKVNKVCPLDFKQPTEVIKECRSVAAPGPSCCSSLNAYISGIQKQMLITNRQAIVCATMFGSMLRKGGVMSNIYELCDVDLKDFSIQGCLLRSLPSDMIFDNSTGYSFTCDLSDNIAAPWPSSSSISSFSLCGPEMSLPALPTSETFKNPGCRGGRVEFLIPIVSFFIFITLLY from the exons ATGTTCTATGGGTTCAACATCTTCAG GTGGCACAG AGGGCTAGTTATGGACTGCTTTCAAACTGTTAGTCATCTCAAAG GTTCTCTGTGCTGTcagttattattattctttatcTGGTTATCAAGTTTTCAAGAAGCAGTGGCATTGCAGACAGTCTATGAGCAAAGTCATGTTTCCTCCATTCCAGATCTAGCTAAACCACCTACTAGTGGACTCTTTGGTCCCATAGAAATATCACCTGCTGTTATTCCACATTACACAGATCCTGATGAGCCTTTTCCACCAATGTACCCAACTTTTCCAACTAGATATGAGCCTGTTTTAACTGGGAAGTGTCCTGTAAATTTCTCTGCTATATCGAGTATCATGGACAAAACAGCATCTGATTGTTCTCTACCCTTGGCAGCAGTTGTGGGAAATGTGATATGTTGCCCACAGTTTAGTAGTTTGATCCGCATCTTCCAGGGTCTCTATAGCTTCACATCTGATAAGTTGGCTTTGCAAAATTCGGTTGCAAATAATTGTTTTACAGACATTACCAATATCTTAGCCAGTAGGGGTGCGAACAGTACAATACCTACACTTTGCTCCATAAATTCAGTAAACCTTACAGGTGGGTCTTGTCCAGTGAAGGATGTTGTTTCCTTTGAGAAAGCAGTAAATTCAAGCAGATTACTGGAGGCCTGCACCACTGTTGATCCTCTTAAAGAGTGCTGCAGACCAATTTGTCAGCCTGCAATCATGGATGCTGCACTTAAGATTTCAGGAAAACAATTTTCGTTGAACGAGAATAAGAATTTGGTGGGTGAGTTATCTCATGTTGATACTTTGACTGACTGTAAAGGAGTGGTTTTTACCTATCTTTCAAGGAAACTCTCGCCAGATGCTGTAAATACTGCATTTCGAATATTATCTGCCTGCAAAGTTAACAAGG TTTGCCCTTTGGATTTTAAGCAGCCTACGGAAGTGATTAAAGAATGTCGCAGTGTTGCTGCCCCCGGTCCTTCCTGCTGTAGCTCATTAAACGCTTACATCTCAGGAATACAAAAGCAAATGTTAATTACAAATAGACAAGCTATAGTCTGTGCTACAATGTTTGGGTCCATGTTGCGGAAAGGAGGGGTCATGTCTAATATTTATGAGCTTTGTGATGTTGACTTGAAAGACTTTAGCATTCAAG GGTGTCTACTTCGAAGCTTGCCCTCAGATATGATATTTGACAATTCAACCGGCTACAGCTTTACATGTGATTTGAGTGACAACATTGCAGCACCATGGCCTTCGTCATCCTCAATTTCCTCGTTCTCCCTTTGTGGGCCTG AGATGTCATTGCCTGCACTACCAACATCGGAGACTTTTAAAAATCCTG GCTGTCGTGGTGGTCGGGTGGAATTTCTGATACccattgtttcattttttattttcattaccTTATTGTACTGA
- the LOC18789921 gene encoding uncharacterized GPI-anchored protein At1g61900 isoform X3 produces the protein MFYGFNIFRWHRGLVMDCFQTVSHLKGSLCCQLLLFFIWLSSFQEAVALQTVYEQSHVSSIPDLAKPPTSGLFGPIEISPAVIPHYTDPDEPFPPMYPTFPTRYEPVLTGKCPVNFSAISSIMDKTASDCSLPLAAVVGNVICCPQFSSLIRIFQGLYSFTSDKLALQNSVANNCFTDITNILASRGANSTIPTLCSINSVNLTGGSCPVKDVVSFEKAVNSSRLLEACTTVDPLKECCRPICQPAIMDAALKISGKQFSLNENKNLVGELSHVDTLTDCKGVVFTYLSRKLSPDAVNTAFRILSACKVNKVCPLDFKQPTEVIKECRSVAAPGPSCCSSLNAYISGIQKQMLITNRQAIVCATMFGSMLRKGGVMSNIYELCDVDLKDFSIQAYGQQGCLLRSLPSDMIFDNSTGYSFTCDLSDNIAAPWPSSSSISSFSLCGPEMSLPALPTSETFKNPGCRGGRVEFLIPIVSFFIFITLLY, from the exons ATGTTCTATGGGTTCAACATCTTCAG GTGGCACAG AGGGCTAGTTATGGACTGCTTTCAAACTGTTAGTCATCTCAAAG GTTCTCTGTGCTGTcagttattattattctttatcTGGTTATCAAGTTTTCAAGAAGCAGTGGCATTGCAGACAGTCTATGAGCAAAGTCATGTTTCCTCCATTCCAGATCTAGCTAAACCACCTACTAGTGGACTCTTTGGTCCCATAGAAATATCACCTGCTGTTATTCCACATTACACAGATCCTGATGAGCCTTTTCCACCAATGTACCCAACTTTTCCAACTAGATATGAGCCTGTTTTAACTGGGAAGTGTCCTGTAAATTTCTCTGCTATATCGAGTATCATGGACAAAACAGCATCTGATTGTTCTCTACCCTTGGCAGCAGTTGTGGGAAATGTGATATGTTGCCCACAGTTTAGTAGTTTGATCCGCATCTTCCAGGGTCTCTATAGCTTCACATCTGATAAGTTGGCTTTGCAAAATTCGGTTGCAAATAATTGTTTTACAGACATTACCAATATCTTAGCCAGTAGGGGTGCGAACAGTACAATACCTACACTTTGCTCCATAAATTCAGTAAACCTTACAGGTGGGTCTTGTCCAGTGAAGGATGTTGTTTCCTTTGAGAAAGCAGTAAATTCAAGCAGATTACTGGAGGCCTGCACCACTGTTGATCCTCTTAAAGAGTGCTGCAGACCAATTTGTCAGCCTGCAATCATGGATGCTGCACTTAAGATTTCAGGAAAACAATTTTCGTTGAACGAGAATAAGAATTTGGTGGGTGAGTTATCTCATGTTGATACTTTGACTGACTGTAAAGGAGTGGTTTTTACCTATCTTTCAAGGAAACTCTCGCCAGATGCTGTAAATACTGCATTTCGAATATTATCTGCCTGCAAAGTTAACAAGG TTTGCCCTTTGGATTTTAAGCAGCCTACGGAAGTGATTAAAGAATGTCGCAGTGTTGCTGCCCCCGGTCCTTCCTGCTGTAGCTCATTAAACGCTTACATCTCAGGAATACAAAAGCAAATGTTAATTACAAATAGACAAGCTATAGTCTGTGCTACAATGTTTGGGTCCATGTTGCGGAAAGGAGGGGTCATGTCTAATATTTATGAGCTTTGTGATGTTGACTTGAAAGACTTTAGCATTCAAG CATATGGTCAACAGG GGTGTCTACTTCGAAGCTTGCCCTCAGATATGATATTTGACAATTCAACCGGCTACAGCTTTACATGTGATTTGAGTGACAACATTGCAGCACCATGGCCTTCGTCATCCTCAATTTCCTCGTTCTCCCTTTGTGGGCCTG AGATGTCATTGCCTGCACTACCAACATCGGAGACTTTTAAAAATCCTG GCTGTCGTGGTGGTCGGGTGGAATTTCTGATACccattgtttcattttttattttcattaccTTATTGTACTGA
- the LOC18789921 gene encoding uncharacterized GPI-anchored protein At1g61900 isoform X4, translating to MFYGFNIFRGLVMDCFQTVSHLKGSLCCQLLLFFIWLSSFQEAVALQTVYEQSHVSSIPDLAKPPTSGLFGPIEISPAVIPHYTDPDEPFPPMYPTFPTRYEPVLTGKCPVNFSAISSIMDKTASDCSLPLAAVVGNVICCPQFSSLIRIFQGLYSFTSDKLALQNSVANNCFTDITNILASRGANSTIPTLCSINSVNLTGGSCPVKDVVSFEKAVNSSRLLEACTTVDPLKECCRPICQPAIMDAALKISGKQFSLNENKNLVGELSHVDTLTDCKGVVFTYLSRKLSPDAVNTAFRILSACKVNKVCPLDFKQPTEVIKECRSVAAPGPSCCSSLNAYISGIQKQMLITNRQAIVCATMFGSMLRKGGVMSNIYELCDVDLKDFSIQAAYGQQGCLLRSLPSDMIFDNSTGYSFTCDLSDNIAAPWPSSSSISSFSLCGPEMSLPALPTSETFKNPGCRGGRVEFLIPIVSFFIFITLLY from the exons ATGTTCTATGGGTTCAACATCTTCAG AGGGCTAGTTATGGACTGCTTTCAAACTGTTAGTCATCTCAAAG GTTCTCTGTGCTGTcagttattattattctttatcTGGTTATCAAGTTTTCAAGAAGCAGTGGCATTGCAGACAGTCTATGAGCAAAGTCATGTTTCCTCCATTCCAGATCTAGCTAAACCACCTACTAGTGGACTCTTTGGTCCCATAGAAATATCACCTGCTGTTATTCCACATTACACAGATCCTGATGAGCCTTTTCCACCAATGTACCCAACTTTTCCAACTAGATATGAGCCTGTTTTAACTGGGAAGTGTCCTGTAAATTTCTCTGCTATATCGAGTATCATGGACAAAACAGCATCTGATTGTTCTCTACCCTTGGCAGCAGTTGTGGGAAATGTGATATGTTGCCCACAGTTTAGTAGTTTGATCCGCATCTTCCAGGGTCTCTATAGCTTCACATCTGATAAGTTGGCTTTGCAAAATTCGGTTGCAAATAATTGTTTTACAGACATTACCAATATCTTAGCCAGTAGGGGTGCGAACAGTACAATACCTACACTTTGCTCCATAAATTCAGTAAACCTTACAGGTGGGTCTTGTCCAGTGAAGGATGTTGTTTCCTTTGAGAAAGCAGTAAATTCAAGCAGATTACTGGAGGCCTGCACCACTGTTGATCCTCTTAAAGAGTGCTGCAGACCAATTTGTCAGCCTGCAATCATGGATGCTGCACTTAAGATTTCAGGAAAACAATTTTCGTTGAACGAGAATAAGAATTTGGTGGGTGAGTTATCTCATGTTGATACTTTGACTGACTGTAAAGGAGTGGTTTTTACCTATCTTTCAAGGAAACTCTCGCCAGATGCTGTAAATACTGCATTTCGAATATTATCTGCCTGCAAAGTTAACAAGG TTTGCCCTTTGGATTTTAAGCAGCCTACGGAAGTGATTAAAGAATGTCGCAGTGTTGCTGCCCCCGGTCCTTCCTGCTGTAGCTCATTAAACGCTTACATCTCAGGAATACAAAAGCAAATGTTAATTACAAATAGACAAGCTATAGTCTGTGCTACAATGTTTGGGTCCATGTTGCGGAAAGGAGGGGTCATGTCTAATATTTATGAGCTTTGTGATGTTGACTTGAAAGACTTTAGCATTCAAG CAGCATATGGTCAACAGG GGTGTCTACTTCGAAGCTTGCCCTCAGATATGATATTTGACAATTCAACCGGCTACAGCTTTACATGTGATTTGAGTGACAACATTGCAGCACCATGGCCTTCGTCATCCTCAATTTCCTCGTTCTCCCTTTGTGGGCCTG AGATGTCATTGCCTGCACTACCAACATCGGAGACTTTTAAAAATCCTG GCTGTCGTGGTGGTCGGGTGGAATTTCTGATACccattgtttcattttttattttcattaccTTATTGTACTGA